The Paracoccus sp. MA genome contains a region encoding:
- a CDS encoding glucosaminidase domain-containing protein, whose product MTLIDQSGLIGKTRDRPICKELETVLRGAGLAAGIERILITSGGQPGSGGRRTGSTRHDGGRAADLQLIAGGRTLSFSDSQPDPALRKFVIAAAAQGATGIGAGTGYMGAHTLHVGFGTTPSDPRRIVWGAGGRAVNAPQWLRDAANDGWHRPPAWAMVSDQPEDLPEDSDTLLDAAAEDDADAAAPAGDLPALPALPPRFGIEVIRAAQASQRRWGVPASVTLAQWALESDYGARMPARSNNPFGIKAVGNQPSVASWTVEFQNGTPGRRREPFRVFASLEDAFAEHGRLLAQSRHYTRARQFLNDPDRFADALTGVYATDPQYGAKLRSIMRKNDLYAFDIPGDLPAVREPAPPLRRGDDDPMRVRLLQERLTALGYKLGRIDGIFGSLTAAALLAFQHDNGLPTTGVLDAATEERLQTARPRPLDERRLTATEKQLAEDGSVITRDARRGRVLSWATAILGAFGIGNRAVVNAAGGAEGAVLPTALPATALPDGLAPFLAEIQALDSGNAAAQAARLSAEAARLNEQLRSLPAAAVPRELTDILAALRPEALGDPALARALGRLVEQGGAGSGLRTVLDLLPGFFQDGSVLQTAMRGVATFGDSLLPNFAGSALLLGIGLFGRHLANGIAAARVRDHRTAGNLNPLRG is encoded by the coding sequence ATGACATTGATTGACCAATCGGGACTGATCGGAAAAACGCGCGACCGACCCATCTGCAAGGAGCTGGAGACCGTCTTGCGCGGCGCCGGCCTGGCGGCGGGGATCGAGAGGATCCTGATCACCTCGGGCGGCCAGCCCGGCAGCGGCGGGCGGCGCACCGGCTCGACCCGCCACGACGGCGGGCGCGCCGCGGACCTGCAGCTGATCGCCGGCGGCCGCACGCTGAGCTTTTCGGACAGCCAGCCCGACCCGGCGCTGCGCAAGTTCGTCATCGCCGCCGCCGCGCAGGGTGCCACGGGCATCGGCGCGGGGACGGGCTACATGGGTGCGCATACGCTGCATGTCGGCTTCGGCACCACGCCCTCGGATCCGCGGCGCATCGTCTGGGGCGCCGGCGGCCGCGCGGTCAATGCCCCGCAATGGCTGCGCGACGCGGCGAATGACGGCTGGCACAGGCCGCCCGCCTGGGCCATGGTCTCGGACCAGCCCGAGGACCTGCCCGAGGACAGCGATACGCTGCTGGACGCCGCGGCCGAGGACGATGCCGATGCCGCCGCGCCCGCCGGCGACCTGCCGGCCCTGCCCGCTTTGCCGCCGCGCTTCGGCATCGAGGTGATCCGCGCCGCCCAGGCCTCGCAACGGCGCTGGGGCGTGCCGGCCTCGGTCACGCTGGCGCAATGGGCGCTGGAAAGCGATTACGGCGCGCGCATGCCGGCGCGGTCGAACAACCCCTTCGGGATCAAGGCGGTCGGCAACCAGCCCAGCGTCGCCTCGTGGACGGTCGAGTTCCAGAACGGCACGCCCGGCCGCCGGCGCGAGCCCTTCCGGGTCTTTGCCAGCCTGGAGGACGCCTTTGCCGAACATGGCCGGTTGCTGGCCCAGTCGCGCCATTACACCCGCGCCCGCCAGTTCCTGAACGATCCCGACCGTTTCGCGGATGCCCTGACCGGCGTCTACGCGACCGACCCGCAATATGGCGCCAAGCTGCGCTCGATCATGCGCAAGAACGACCTTTACGCCTTCGACATCCCCGGCGACCTGCCGGCCGTCCGCGAACCCGCGCCGCCCTTGCGCAGGGGCGACGACGACCCGATGCGGGTCAGGCTGCTGCAAGAACGGCTGACCGCGCTCGGCTACAAGCTGGGGCGGATCGACGGCATCTTCGGCTCGCTGACCGCGGCGGCGCTGCTGGCCTTTCAGCACGACAACGGCCTGCCGACCACCGGCGTGCTGGACGCGGCCACCGAGGAGCGGTTGCAGACCGCCCGGCCCAGGCCGCTGGACGAACGCCGCCTGACCGCCACCGAAAAGCAGCTGGCCGAGGACGGTTCGGTCATCACCCGCGACGCCCGGCGCGGCCGCGTGCTCAGCTGGGCGACGGCGATCCTGGGCGCCTTCGGCATCGGCAACCGCGCCGTGGTCAACGCGGCCGGCGGCGCCGAGGGCGCGGTCCTGCCCACCGCCCTGCCCGCCACCGCCCTGCCCGACGGGCTGGCGCCCTTCCTGGCCGAGATCCAGGCACTGGACAGCGGCAATGCCGCCGCCCAGGCCGCGCGGCTTTCGGCCGAGGCGGCGCGGCTGAACGAGCAGCTGCGCAGCCTGCCGGCGGCCGCGGTCCCGCGCGAGCTGACCGATATCCTGGCCGCGCTGCGCCCCGAGGCGCTTGGCGACCCGGCGCTAGCCCGCGCGCTCGGCCGGCTGGTCGAGCAGGGCGGCGCCGGCAGCGGGCTGCGCACCGTGCTGGACCTGCTGCCGGGCTTCTTCCAGGACGGTTCGGTGCTGCAGACCGCCATGCGGGGCGTGGCGACGTTCGGCGACAGCCTGCTGCCGAATTTTGCCGGCTCGGCCCTGCTGCTGGGCATCGGCCTGTTCGGCCGCCACCTGGCCAACGGCATCGCGGCGGCGCGGGTCAGGGACCACCGGACGGCCGGCAACCTCAACCCGCTGCGCGGCTGA
- a CDS encoding ABC transporter substrate-binding protein, which translates to MQGRHRPGPAPIRTESRTMPRIARLAALLALQALLICPAALAREVIVIGVRDDVPPFVSRNARDNTYVGFLWDLCIAAVTRAGYHFVTEQLNADGRTQFLDMGSKTIDLLCDPTTITLDRIYHTVPSLKKEAREKPTKDITEKSLVESLSFSPIIFIANGTYFEPGEKLRERRAPKQESPDTKEPVTPNWLGETFRMLLYAPGDSKAADAAPPVREEVWGFVRGATIEAVLRQELPETMLRQDVKVRSKAFDSHQLAAAAFCEGRLDRYYGDAEIVRAMIARQAEKAAGGAAPKTGSDAPSSSGQVANQKNQQEKAAEAAEKPADTICDSQAARGAASYEPYALIMSSHNHAEFPRQMNWAIYSMFADRTVERIYRAHFPSEASSPLLTMLFRINTIPDRCQIPGFQAAACGKTQTPASGTALTRNEQP; encoded by the coding sequence TTGCAGGGACGGCATCGGCCGGGTCCCGCACCCATCCGGACCGAGAGCCGCACGATGCCTAGGATCGCCCGCCTTGCCGCGCTGCTGGCCCTCCAGGCGCTGCTGATCTGTCCCGCGGCGCTGGCGCGAGAGGTGATCGTCATCGGCGTGCGCGACGACGTGCCGCCCTTCGTGTCCCGCAACGCCCGTGACAACACCTATGTCGGCTTCCTGTGGGATCTTTGCATCGCGGCCGTCACCCGGGCCGGCTATCATTTCGTGACCGAGCAGCTGAATGCCGACGGGCGCACGCAGTTCCTGGACATGGGTTCCAAGACCATCGACCTGCTGTGCGACCCCACGACCATCACCCTGGACCGTATTTACCACACGGTGCCATCTCTCAAGAAGGAAGCCCGGGAGAAACCAACGAAGGACATCACGGAGAAATCCTTGGTGGAATCGCTGTCCTTCTCGCCGATCATCTTCATCGCCAACGGCACCTATTTCGAGCCGGGCGAAAAGCTGCGCGAACGCCGCGCCCCGAAGCAAGAGTCTCCCGACACCAAGGAACCCGTTACTCCCAACTGGCTGGGCGAGACTTTCCGGATGCTGCTCTATGCGCCCGGGGACAGCAAGGCGGCGGATGCCGCGCCGCCGGTGCGCGAGGAGGTCTGGGGTTTCGTCCGGGGCGCGACCATCGAGGCGGTGCTCAGGCAGGAACTGCCCGAGACGATGCTGCGCCAGGACGTCAAGGTGCGTTCCAAGGCGTTTGATTCGCACCAGTTGGCGGCCGCCGCCTTCTGCGAGGGCAGGCTGGACCGCTATTACGGCGATGCCGAGATCGTGCGCGCGATGATCGCCCGGCAGGCGGAGAAGGCGGCGGGCGGCGCGGCCCCGAAGACAGGTTCTGACGCCCCGAGCTCGTCAGGGCAGGTGGCGAACCAGAAGAACCAACAGGAAAAGGCGGCGGAAGCGGCGGAAAAGCCGGCCGACACCATCTGCGACAGCCAGGCGGCCAGGGGCGCGGCCAGTTACGAGCCCTATGCGCTGATCATGTCGTCGCACAATCATGCCGAGTTTCCGCGCCAGATGAACTGGGCCATCTACAGCATGTTCGCCGACCGGACCGTCGAGCGCATCTATCGCGCCCATTTCCCTTCCGAGGCCTCGTCGCCGCTGCTGACCATGCTGTTCCGCATCAACACCATTCCTGACAGGTGCCAGATCCCGGGCTTTCAGGCCGCCGCATGCGGCAAAACCCAGACACCGGCCTCGGGGACGGCATTGACCCGCAACGAACAGCCATAG
- a CDS encoding heme ABC transporter ATP-binding protein, whose protein sequence is MSLIAADIHVSLGRKPILHGVSITARAGEITAIVGPNGSGKTTLLRSLTGELPCRGRITLNGQDMARMSPEELARRRGVLPQAAALSFPFTVAEVVRIGIEARGEHADALVPRALAAVDLADFSGRLYQELSGGEQQRVQLARVLAQVWQPLEADGPRWLMLDEPVSSLDIAHQLTVMRLAAGYAQAGGGVVAVMHDLNLTALFAQKLVLMKGGRVLCQGRPEEVLTDEALSHAYGCSLRVNAVPEAGVWVLPHAAA, encoded by the coding sequence GTGAGCCTGATCGCCGCCGACATTCATGTCAGCCTTGGCCGTAAGCCGATCCTGCACGGCGTCTCGATCACGGCGCGGGCGGGCGAGATCACCGCCATCGTCGGGCCGAACGGCTCGGGCAAGACCACGCTGCTGCGCAGCCTGACCGGAGAGCTGCCCTGCCGGGGCCGCATCACCCTGAACGGGCAGGACATGGCCCGCATGTCGCCCGAGGAGCTGGCGCGCCGGCGGGGCGTGCTGCCGCAAGCGGCCGCGCTGTCCTTTCCCTTCACCGTGGCCGAGGTGGTGCGCATCGGCATCGAGGCGCGCGGCGAGCACGCCGATGCGCTGGTGCCTCGGGCACTGGCGGCGGTCGATCTGGCGGACTTCTCCGGCCGGCTTTATCAGGAGCTTTCGGGCGGCGAGCAGCAGCGGGTGCAGCTGGCGCGCGTGCTGGCGCAGGTCTGGCAGCCGCTGGAGGCCGACGGCCCGCGCTGGCTGATGCTGGACGAACCGGTCAGCAGCCTCGACATCGCGCATCAGCTGACGGTGATGCGGCTTGCCGCCGGCTACGCGCAGGCGGGCGGCGGCGTGGTGGCGGTCATGCACGACCTGAACCTGACCGCGCTTTTCGCCCAGAAGCTGGTGCTGATGAAAGGCGGCCGCGTGCTGTGCCAGGGCCGCCCCGAGGAGGTGCTGACCGACGAGGCGCTGTCGCATGCCTATGGCTGTTCGTTGCGGGTCAATGCCGTCCCCGAGGCCGGTGTCTGGGTTTTGCCGCATGCGGCGGCCTGA
- a CDS encoding iron ABC transporter permease translates to MAALSPELRPQRLDGDRSHRARRLGLFLALLLAVVAVISLGWGASGTSLMRAVSDLLAGRELVMQDRVVLLDIRLPRVLMGIFVGASLAVSGAVMQGLFRNPLADPGIVGVSSGASLGAILAIVLGGALPGWVAAFFGWYLVPVAAFIGGWLTTMALYRIATRRGRTSVATMLLAGIALGAIMAALSGLVILRANDRELRDLTFWGLGSLAGTNWPKLLAGAPIMALALISAPWLARGLNALALGEAAAGHVGIRVQKVKNRAILTVAGATGAAVAVSGGIGFVGIVVPHLLRLASGPDHRWLLVNSALLGAVTLLLADMVSRTVIAPAELPIGIVTAIMGGPFFLWILLRNRGVLDL, encoded by the coding sequence ATGGCGGCCCTGTCGCCCGAACTTCGCCCCCAGCGGCTGGACGGAGACCGCAGCCACCGCGCCCGCCGGCTGGGGCTGTTCCTGGCGCTGCTTCTGGCCGTGGTGGCGGTGATCTCGCTGGGCTGGGGCGCCTCGGGGACCTCGCTCATGCGGGCGGTCTCGGACCTGCTGGCGGGGCGCGAGCTTGTGATGCAGGACCGGGTGGTGCTGCTGGACATCCGCCTGCCGCGCGTGCTGATGGGCATCTTCGTCGGCGCCTCGCTGGCGGTCTCGGGCGCGGTGATGCAGGGGCTGTTCCGCAACCCGCTGGCCGATCCGGGCATCGTCGGCGTCAGCTCGGGCGCCTCGCTGGGCGCGATCCTCGCCATCGTGCTGGGCGGCGCGCTGCCGGGCTGGGTCGCGGCGTTCTTCGGCTGGTATCTGGTGCCCGTCGCCGCCTTCATCGGCGGCTGGCTGACCACCATGGCGCTTTACCGCATCGCCACCCGGCGCGGGCGCACCTCGGTCGCAACCATGCTGCTGGCCGGAATCGCGCTGGGGGCGATCATGGCGGCGCTGTCGGGGCTGGTGATCCTGCGCGCCAATGACCGCGAGCTGCGCGACCTGACCTTCTGGGGGCTGGGCTCGCTGGCTGGGACGAACTGGCCCAAGCTCTTGGCCGGGGCGCCGATCATGGCGCTGGCGCTGATCTCCGCCCCTTGGCTCGCGCGCGGCCTGAACGCGCTGGCGCTGGGAGAGGCGGCGGCCGGCCATGTCGGCATCCGGGTGCAGAAGGTCAAGAACCGCGCCATCCTGACCGTGGCGGGGGCCACCGGCGCCGCCGTCGCCGTCTCGGGCGGCATCGGCTTCGTCGGCATCGTCGTGCCGCACCTGCTGCGGCTGGCCAGCGGACCGGACCACCGCTGGCTGCTGGTCAATTCGGCGCTTCTGGGCGCGGTGACGCTGCTTCTGGCCGACATGGTCAGCCGCACCGTCATCGCCCCGGCCGAACTGCCCATCGGCATCGTCACCGCCATCATGGGCGGGCCGTTCTTCCTGTGGATCCTGCTGCGCAACCGGGGGGTGCTGGACCTGTGA
- a CDS encoding hemin ABC transporter substrate-binding protein — MKRLALALILLAGPALADSHPEARRVLALGGSVTEIVYALGEESRLIGRDTTSNWPPEANALPDVGYVRALSPEGVLSVGPDLIVAEDGAGPPEAVAVLKSAGVAFVSVEERFDAEGVLDKVDAVAEALGVPDKGRVLHEKLAADLQAALGRAQAVTGEPKKVLFVLSLQGGRVMAGGADTAADGIIRLAGARNAMPGVQGYKPVTDEAVIEAAPDVILMMRRGDAQADADANGGSSHTAAKQAVLAVPALAQTPAGRDGAVVMMDGLKLLGFGPRTGEAAVELHDLIYAGS; from the coding sequence ATGAAACGGCTGGCGCTGGCGCTGATCCTGCTGGCCGGCCCGGCCTTGGCGGACAGCCATCCCGAGGCGCGGCGCGTGCTGGCCCTGGGCGGCTCGGTGACCGAGATCGTCTATGCGCTTGGCGAGGAATCGCGGCTGATCGGCCGCGACACCACCTCGAACTGGCCGCCCGAGGCCAATGCCCTGCCCGATGTCGGCTATGTCCGCGCGCTGTCACCCGAAGGCGTGCTGTCGGTCGGGCCCGACCTTATCGTCGCCGAGGACGGCGCCGGGCCGCCCGAGGCGGTCGCGGTGCTGAAATCGGCCGGGGTGGCCTTCGTCAGCGTCGAGGAACGCTTTGATGCCGAGGGCGTGCTGGACAAGGTCGATGCGGTCGCCGAGGCGCTCGGCGTGCCCGACAAGGGCCGCGTGCTGCACGAGAAGCTGGCGGCGGACCTGCAGGCGGCCCTGGGCCGGGCGCAGGCGGTGACGGGCGAGCCGAAAAAGGTGCTGTTCGTGCTGTCCCTGCAGGGCGGGCGGGTCATGGCCGGCGGCGCCGACACGGCGGCGGACGGCATCATCCGGCTGGCCGGGGCGCGCAACGCCATGCCGGGCGTCCAGGGCTACAAGCCCGTCACCGACGAGGCGGTGATCGAGGCCGCGCCCGACGTGATCCTGATGATGCGGCGCGGCGACGCGCAGGCGGACGCGGATGCCAATGGCGGCAGCAGCCATACGGCGGCGAAACAGGCGGTGCTGGCCGTGCCGGCGCTGGCCCAGACCCCGGCGGGACGCGACGGGGCGGTGGTGATGATGGACGGGCTGAAACTGCTGGGCTTCGGCCCGCGCACCGGCGAGGCGGCGGTCGAGCTGCACGACCTGATCTATGCGGGGTCGTGA
- a CDS encoding hemin-degrading factor: MTKHSPADLRRIQAEDSGRPYDLAERLGVPEAALVAARVGHGATRIDPLPGRLIPQVQALGEVMALTRNRSCVIEKLGTYNDFHDGEHAAMTLDPEIDLRIFPRHWLHAFAVESEVGTASRRSIQVFDAAGDAVHKIHLREGSDLTAWETLRRDLALPDQSDAGRFEPRAPVEPPKASAERAEALRREWAAMTDTHQFNILIRRLKMNRLGAYRVAGAPLVRPLAVGAVPALLERVHAGGVGVMFFVGNMGCIEIHSGPIHSLKPMGPWLNVMDPRFNLHLRGDHVAEVWAVDKPTKRGPAISVEAFDAEGALIFQCFGLRPEKGGDAEEWAALVADLPALAEAAA; the protein is encoded by the coding sequence ATGACCAAGCATTCCCCGGCGGATCTGCGCCGCATCCAGGCCGAGGACAGCGGCCGCCCCTATGACCTGGCCGAACGGCTGGGCGTCCCCGAGGCCGCGCTGGTCGCGGCGCGGGTCGGCCATGGCGCGACCCGCATCGACCCCCTGCCCGGCCGGCTGATCCCGCAGGTGCAGGCCCTGGGCGAGGTGATGGCCCTGACCCGCAACCGGTCCTGCGTGATCGAGAAGCTCGGCACCTACAACGACTTCCACGATGGCGAACATGCCGCCATGACCCTTGACCCCGAGATCGACCTGCGCATCTTTCCGCGCCACTGGCTGCATGCCTTCGCCGTCGAATCCGAGGTCGGGACCGCCAGCCGCCGGTCGATCCAGGTCTTCGACGCGGCAGGCGACGCGGTCCACAAGATCCACCTGCGCGAGGGCTCGGACCTGACCGCCTGGGAAACGCTGCGTCGCGACCTGGCGCTGCCGGACCAGTCGGACGCGGGCCGCTTCGAGCCGCGGGCGCCGGTCGAGCCGCCGAAGGCCAGCGCCGAGCGCGCGGAGGCGCTGCGCCGGGAATGGGCGGCGATGACCGACACGCATCAGTTCAACATCCTGATCCGCCGGCTCAAGATGAACCGGCTGGGCGCCTATCGCGTCGCCGGGGCGCCGCTGGTGCGGCCGCTGGCGGTCGGGGCCGTGCCCGCCCTGCTGGAGCGCGTCCATGCCGGGGGCGTGGGGGTGATGTTCTTCGTCGGCAACATGGGCTGCATCGAGATCCATTCCGGACCCATCCATTCGCTGAAGCCCATGGGGCCATGGCTGAACGTCATGGACCCGCGCTTCAACCTGCACCTGCGCGGCGATCACGTCGCCGAGGTCTGGGCGGTGGACAAGCCCACCAAGCGCGGACCGGCGATCTCGGTCGAGGCCTTCGACGCCGAGGGGGCGCTGATCTTCCAATGCTTCGGATTGCGCCCGGAAAAGGGCGGCGATGCCGAAGAATGGGCGGCGCTGGTCGCCGACCTGCCGGCGCTGGCCGAGGCCGCGGCATGA